Genomic window (Chlorocebus sabaeus isolate Y175 chromosome 4, mChlSab1.0.hap1, whole genome shotgun sequence):
tcCCATTTCCACCAGTCAAGATTAGGCCCTTGATCTCACTGCCAACCTTGATTTTTGCAGTAGCTTTCTTAGTGTTTTCTCATACTGAACAGCATGAATTGGCCAGGTGAATTTCACACATTTGTCCCTTAAATAATAGTCTCTTATTCAGATGCCCTTAGAGACTTCCACCAATGGCCTTCCACAATGTTCCTTTAACCTACTTTTCTTCCCATACTTATATGGTACATATGtgctttatttttaactattcCATCTACGTTATACAAAGTGCTCTTATTCCTCAGTTAATTTGTTTTTCCAGATATTTAGGTTGTACTACATAACACTGTCATTGAGTCAGTGATGTTTGAATGCCATGGCAATATTGGTTTGACCTATTTATAGTTTGTCTTATGTCTCTTAATGAAGTGTGAACAGgagctatcttttaaaaaaaaattcttgcaatGTCTAGCAGTCACTTTTGAATATTAGGCAATTATAGAAtatacttttagaaataaaatatttagatactTCTCAAAGTATATGCATGTTCTTCTGCCCCACCCCAACCCCGCCCCCTGCCTCCTTATTTTTTCCTCTAGGCTCACTTGTGCATTTTTGGCCTGCAAAGTAGATGAATTCAATGTATCTAGTCCTCAGTTTGTTGGAAACCTTCGGGAGAGTCCTCTTGGACAGGAGAAGGCACTTGAACAGATACTGGAATATGAACTACTTCTTATACAGCAACTTAATTTCCACCTTATTGTCCACAATCCTTACAGACCATTTGAGGGCTTCCTCATCGACTTAAAGGTAAACTTgatataaaataaactaatacTACATTCTTCTTTCCTATTCTTTAACAAAAAGaatccaaaattttaaaactcatagtCATCGTCATTGTTAGAGCATGGATACGACCTGTGGGTCTGGCCTGGTCATCTAGGGCAGTTGTGTTTAAACTTCAGTGGGCATCATCAGTCATCTGGAGAAACTGTTAACTCAGATGGTTGGGTGGGACTTACGGAGTTTCTCATTTAAACGATCTTCATTACGTCCAGGGATGTAATGAAGACCATTGAGAAATAGAACGGTGCTTATTATGGAGGCTTAAGATACCTCTTCTAACTTTGAATTATATTGTCATGGATCTGGGCCTGATTTAAACcataaaaaattcttaaactAGAAGATTGCTAAGTGACTTATATTTTTAGAGGTTTGTGAACTTGAGTCCCTATGTAGGCATCAATAATATAAGTAAACAAACATTGACAGAAGCAACTTTTAAGTTGTTTTGTTTGGCTCTAAAAGAGAAGTTGGATAGTCAAAGTCGAATCAAACAGAAATCAGGAACTGGTTCATTCATACTAGATCAGTCGCTCAATTTGGGTATCTTCTGTGTGCCAAACTTTGTGCTTGAGCATGTAACCAGAAACAGGACAGGAACAGTCTCAACCTTTGTGAACCTTGCAATCTAAAGGGTTTAGACAATCATATATTCATTGTGCTCAATAATACAgaggggaaaatatattttagagggAGATAACAGATTAAGAGCTAAGGAAAACGTTCTGAGAACGTATCATTTAAAGTACAATTCAGAGTAGGAATAGGAGAGAGAAGAACATTCCAATCAGAGACTTCCCTGGTAAAAAGTTCAAATTCAAGAAACCATTCTGTGCTAAACAACCTGAACAGAGCCTAGCAATGCAGGGGTGGGGAAGAGATCACAGACAGCTGCTGCCAGAGTGGAAGGCAGAGTCTAGACTGTGGAGACAATGTTACAGATTTTGAATAGAGCAAAGAGAAACCAGTGAAAGGTTTAAATTTAGAGAGTGGCATGATTAGGTTtgcaattttaaaagatcatgttGGCAACCTTATGGATCAGGTATTTACTGTGCATCTGTATATGTCAGGCATAACGTGGAGAATGGATTAGAATAGATTAAGTGAATAACGGGGTACTGTTAAAGGAGTCCAAGCTAAGGATGGTGGTGGTCTTCACTCGTATGAAGGTTGTGGATACAGAAAGAGCTTCCTGGGCTTCAGAGATACAGGATAAGTATCCCTTATCTAAAAAATTTCGGGCCAAAAGTATTTgagatttcacttttttttttttttttttttttttcgattttGCAATATTTGCATTGTGCTTACTGGTTGAGaatcccaaatccaaaatctgaaatgctccagtgagaATTTCCTGAGTGTCATGTCAGTGCTCAGAAAGTTTCCGATTTTGGAGTATTtcggattttgaattttttggatTTATGCTCAGTCTGTAGTTAGGTAGAATCAATAGAACATGAGGATTGATTGTATATAGAGATGAGGACAGAGGAAGAACCCCCAAGTTTCTGACTGGgtgatacttttttttgttgttttttgttttatggaaGAGACCGATGCACATTTAAATACTGATGCAAAGAGCTAGTAGTGAGAGAAAGATGAAATACAAAATAGTCTGTTTGGAGTAAGGTGGAAGGGGTTGGCATGGGATTTGGAAGCAAGGTAGAAGAACTGGCCTTAGAGGGAATAATAGCTCTTTCTCTTAACAGTGGAAAAGGGGAAATTATGGGCTTAGGATACTGTTATGCCTCAGGATTTGGTGTTGGCAGGAAATAGCGCCTTTCTTTGGTAAGAAATAGTTTTCTGAGAGTGATGGAGTTTCTGAGAATTATCAAAGACGTTAagacagatggaaaatatttatgCAGTCACTGAAAAATGGGAGAGTAAACTGTGGAAATACTATGGTTGCTTGGCAGTGTTTAAGAGCCTTGCTGAGGTCAATGAATATGAGTTTACAGTAACATTTCCAGACTTTCTGCTCGTATTGTTTTCTCTGGCAGTACTCAGAAATCTTGGTATAGTTGCAAAGCGAAGTTTGTTGGATTCAACCACTGTTCAACTTCTGGTTTTTCCAGAAATTTGTTGGCAGTGTATTGGGGCAGGGAATTCAGGAGAGAAATGAGGAGCAGAGGACACTGGTGAGTGGGAGCAAGTAGAGAGATAAGTGAGCAAAAGTTCAGAGGAGGAAGAACAGCTgtgaaataaatgagtaaatacattAGAAAGGGAGGCATTGTAGTCAGAGTAGTGGGTCTTAATTTCTCATATCACAGGCGAGGCATTTTTGTACAATTgactcttaaatattttattgcagaGTGTAGAAAAGCTTTCCTACTGCTTTAGGTGTCGAACATGGATATCTGAGGACTTGAGATTTATGGTTTATTTTATAGGGTATGAAGAACTGTCAGGAAATAGGAGGTCTTCCACATCTCTTGGGCATATTCTAAAACTTTTTCTGTGGGAATTTGAAGTCTAGTGTGTTCTAATCAAATtgagattcatttttatttacttcttcctGAAAGTAAATTTTAAGTAGAAGGAACTTCATATAAAAATAAGGTGTATTCCTAAATGTGGCCTTATATTTAAATCACCTGGGTTGCCTGAGAGACGCATTTACCTGGGAATATGTATTTCTTGGCCCTACTTTAGACTCAGTGGAATCTCTAAgagcttcccttccttccccttcctacTCAGGTGGAAAAGGACCAAGAGAAGGGATTAATGTAAATTGAGGACACTGTCAAGTACTGTGCTAGGAACTTTAGATATGTTATAGCACATATTTCTTAATATGAGTTGTGTAATTTTAAACTGTTGTTATACTCCATTTAAACCCTCAGAAATGGTAACATTTGCAAACTTTCTTTCTAGACCCGCTACCCCATATTGGAGAATCCAGAGATTTTGAGGAAAACAGCTGATGACTTTCTTAATAGAATTGCATTGACGGATGCCTACCTTTTATACACACCTTCCCAAATTGCCCTGACTGCCATTTTATCTAGTGCCTCCAGGGCTGGAATTACTATGGAAAGGTATTAATTAGTGTTTTAACTTAGGTCAAATTCAGTCACTGAGTTTATTTATTCATAGAATCATTTCTGACTATAATCTTTAATATTCCTTGTGGCTGGGATGGTTggtgaaaagaagaaattaaattgcCTTTTAAGGAAATCTTTAAACATCATGAAAAATACTGTTGAACTAAGAGGAGGATACATTTAGGATTAAAGTAGGAGTAAACCAGGTGATCCTTGAAAGACTGGTATAGCTATCAGTATATGACAAATTTAGAAGGTCCTGTGAACTGGTGAGCAACTTGAGTGCAGCAAATACGTCTGCCTTGTTTTATCTTTATTCCCCTTCTGTAGAGCATGTATGACACGTGGAAGTTAAATATTGTTAACTAACTGAAGCACAAGCTAGCAGCCAATTAGGCATTTTTAGTTTCTGTATTAAGTTTCTCAATTTATGACCTTTGAGATTCTGCTTGATTTCATTCTTAGAAATAGCTGAGGACGAAAGCTGATAAAACTTCCTAAAGTTAATTAAAACTGTTTTACATGATTATAATCCCTTATCCATAATTTCAGAATCCACTGATAAGGTGGCAGCAGATAGAGCAGAttgtatttagtttttatttcacttaataggAATATTTGTGTTCCCTTGCAGAAATCTTAATATTCCTGATTACAGACATCACTTGAGTATTTCACATTTCATAATATATGCACCAGATAACTTTTCTAAGACATGAATACTTAAGAATTTCACAACACATCTGCATCTAGGATAAGGGATTGTAGGTTTATATTTTATGATATGTCTCTTCTCTGCAAACACAGCTCACCaactgtatataaatatatatatttaatctcaAAGTGATTTAAATCTCCACTTATTTACTAAGCAAACATCTATTAAATACCTTCTGTGTACTACTATGCACTGTACTACACTTTAGGAATATGAAAATGAATAAGATAAATCTCTGTGTTAGGAAAGACAGTCGTGTAAATTATTGATGTATATGGAGTTAAGATGTGGACTTCCATTAATTTTGGGGGGGTTggttggttattattattattttttttgagacagcctctcactctcacccaggctggaatgcagtggcacagtcatagttcactgcagcctcaacctcccagcctcaagcgatcctcctacttcagctcgctgagtacctgggaccacaggtacacaccaccacaccctggctaatctttttgtttttttgtagagttggggtttccctatgttgcctaggttcaTCTCAGTcactcctagactcaagtaatctcctgcctaggcctcccaaagtgctggggtgacaggtgcacaccaccatacctggcctgcgGACTTCATTCTGTAAGGGAACAAAAGTCCTCTTTTCCACAGTTCAAATAACCAAAAGTCTGATTAATCTTGAAGCATTGTGTATAGTGCATATATAAATTCTTCAGTGATGAGATTTTAGTTACATAGAGTGGGATGAAGCATCCTAAGGTCCAGATGAGTTTATTTCATCTTAGAAGTTTAGTACAGTACAATTCCAGGTAAGCAAAATTGAAATTGTGATACTTTTGGCTCCGTGCAAATTTAATAGGCCTTTGTAACATTCCCAGAGACTAGACATTGGGccttcccccaacccccgccCTTTTAGGGAAATgctttccaaacatttttaacTTACAGCTGATTTACAGGCAAATTTTTGGGATATGTGGAAATGGGGTTTACATTTATTGCTGATTTCAAAAGGGAAAGCCCCTGTGCTGTTGTCAGAGTTTGGATAATACCTCAGATTATTAATCATGGGATTATTAccattatttctgggttttcctCTCTGTCTTGTAGATTTAGAGCTTTATTTCTCATCTGCTACTTTAAGTATTCCTATTTGCCTGTGGATTTTATTAAAACACCacaatattaaaattcaaattcaaaattgAGGTTAAGAGTTGCTAACTTCACAGAGCTAATGAGTAGTCAGCCAACTCTTAGCACCAAACCTATGGTCCTTATGcttaagaaatcaaaaggaaatgaagagtaaaaataaaggaagatgaCAAAAATGGGAGTAATTTTAggtaggaaagggaaagggaaaaaactAGTTATTTTGAATTACTAGTAAGTGGAAATGGATTAGTTGTCAGGAGAGTTCTTGATTTTCAGATCCAAAATTTATTCCCACAATAGATAATGATGATGTGATGTCAAACACTTATCaaaactttataataaaatttaaatctggATAAAGACACAAGAGTTCTTAAAGCattgctttctatttttgtaactattacacccaagagaaaaataatttttttgcatttgtgtttGAAAAACTATTTAATACTTTGAGAGTTCATCTGAGCTTTTATCAATTATAGGTCAAGTTCAGGTATGTAAAACTTCagagtaaaaatttaaatatagaaattatattttcataccGTCAGCTCTGAGAAAAACAAGTAATTTGGATTTTATATCACATTGATAAAGAAGTTTAACACCTTTAATTTGGACTTGATGCAAATAAGATGTAATAGATTTATAAAGCGTTAGGTGGTTGGTTTGAATGTCTGTTACTTCCCAAAAGTGCAACTATAGGTAAAATGGCTTTCATATTAAGGGAACAGAGAATCCTTACTAGTGCCAGATTCCAGTTTTGCTGCTTCCTAGCTTTATTACTTTGGATAAGTTACAAGATCATGACTTGTTCATCCCTGTaactcagattcctcatctgtaaagtaaggTTAGACTCATTGGGCTTCTATATTAAAAGACATAAATGTTACAGGTACTGACTGTTACTGTTACTTACATACTCTTTTGTCTCTGAAAGGTTGTACCTGAATGTCACTAAACTTAAAACAGTAAACATCTTTTAATGTAATTGCTAATAAATCCTTAAAACATAAGAGTTACAGATTATacattcataaatttaaaaattttttaattgcctTTGATGAGGATGGAGGAAAATAATTTATGGTGTCATGTTTTCTCAATGTGCTGTATCTTTTCAatagattacattttttttcttttctttaccagTTATTTATCAGAGAGTCTGATGCTGAGAGAGAACAGAACTTGCCTGTCACAGTTACTAGATATAATGAAAAGTAAGTAAATGAGAACACTTTACAAAATGTTCTTCCAGTACAAAGCTCCTTTCTAAATAAATATCTTGGTGTTTAACTAGAAATATAACATAGATTTTTGTTTAGATTTCTTTTCACTGAATTACTGTATTATGGAAGCATGAAAGACACATTGGTCTAGAACAAATAGAAGGTACATAGAAGGAAGTAGTGTTCATATATATAGAACTTACGCAAAGAGTGAAAATAGAGTCCGATTTAGAAAGGATTTAGAGATTGACAACAGGATccttttaaagaataaagaaacataCTAGGCACTGAAAAAGATGTAATGGGAAATAAGGATAATGTTTAAATTTGTAActtctattttgtaaataaattatttttttaagagaaaggtaGAAGATTTGCAACACTCAGAGAAGGTACCGTTAAGACAGCAGAGGAAGATTTAAAGATGCTTGCCTTGAAAATTGGAGTGATGTGGCTGCAAGCCAAAGGAAGCTGGCAGCCACTGGAAGCTGGAATAGGCAAGGAATGGATTtatccctggagcctccagagagAGTGTGGCCCTTCCAGCACCTTAATTTTGGCACAGTGAAacagatttcagacttctgggctGCAGAACTATGAGATAATAGATTTCCGTTGTTTTAAGCCGTCACGTTTGTGATAATTTTAATAGCAAGGTTGGGAAAATAATACAGCCCTGAATAACCAAGatttatccagcccaaaatgttaTGAGTGCTGGTGTTGAGAAACCCTGTCCTGAGTTGAGTAGAATCTCTACTTATTGGCTGAATTAACCAGCATTCTCCATTCCTCATTCTTGCCCATGGCACACTTGGTCATGGCTGCTAAGCTACTCTTTGGGGTTAAAAGTCAATCAtgtggtcgggcgcggtggctcatgcctgtaatctcagcactttgggaggccgaggcgggcagatcacgaggtcaggagatcgagaccatccttgtgAACACTGTGAAAccgcatctccactaaaaatgcaaaaaattagccgggcatggtggtgggcacctgtagtcccagctactcgggaggctgaggcaggagaatggcatgaacctggggagcagagcttgcagtgagcagagattgcgccactgcactccagcctaggtgacagagtcagactccatctcaaaaaaaaaaaagtcaatcatgTTTGTTTCCAAACCTTCTTGTGTAAATTGTTCTTGTTAATTAAATTTGTAATGTAATTAAATGTTACACCAGTAAAATACAAGATTGAAATCTTGATCTTCGATGACAGTAAATGGGTATACGTTTtacatattttgtgttttaaaatttaagatgcTTCAGGGCATCTCTGTATCATTTCTTGATTCTCTGCTCGAAGTGATCCTGAGGGCTTCCTTCTTGGAGAATGATGGCTGTGGTTTATGAATTATAAACTGTAGGTCTTTAGTTATACCACTAGGGGGTTCACTTTAAAAGCTAATTGTGATTTGACTCTAGCTGTTAGGATCATAGAACTTAGTAGGTAAAGGGGGTCTTATTCCAATGTACTCATTTCATAGCTTAGTTTTATTACTGATTTCTTCTCAATACCTTTGTTTTGttccacttattttaaaatgaaataaaaacagctcTTTATGAAACACTCAGAAGTTTAATGCTACTAAGATATTGGTAATTTTTGGAACACAGATACTGTCCTAAGGGTGTTGAGTTACAAgattaattcaattaaaaatactgttttgtttGCATTATGAAATAGGTCACTAGTGTAGTCATTTGGATCACATGGCAGGCTAACAGTAATAATAATCTCATTGGATCTCTCATTATTCCCCTAATGTTGAAATTTGTATTCTTTGGTTTATTATAGTTGAATAACAAGATCAGCTAGAGGATGCTTTTGCAATTATAAAGTTACTGATATAGTAGTTTGCTTTTAACCTGAAGTGGACATTTTTGTATAGGGTCTGCTTGTTGTTAAAGCAAAGGATTATTAACAAATTTTTACTAAGCGTCCTTCCTTTATTGCATGTTGTGTAATAGTTTACTTTGTAAAGAGGAAGTATACTGTTGGCCCACTATTTATGGAATAGAATATTACAAAGATGGTTGGTGATAGAGAACAAAACATGTTCACTAAAtcatttagggatttttttttttaagtcttaaaaCTGAACAAGAAGTGACCCCAGTAGGATTTGCAAAAAATACTAATTATACAGTGTGCTTTATGTTATATATGATATGGGCTAAACAGCAGAGAGCCATAATTACTTCAACTAAACATGCAGTGCTTATTGGATTTTAATGTAGAATGAAATGCACAATGATGCAAATCCTGAGAAGAATAACCATGTCATTTGCAGGGTGTTTTGTTGTTTCCTAtaacaaaatggaaaagtaaCCAGCTCCGCTACTATAAGAAGGTTTGCTTATTcagtttaaattcttttttgtatcCACATAGGCATGAGAAACTTAGTAAAAAAGTATGAACCACCCAGATCTGAAGAAGTTGCTGTTCTGAAACAGAAGTTGGAGCGATGTCATTCTGCTGAGCTTGCACTTAATGTA
Coding sequences:
- the CCNH gene encoding cyclin-H isoform X3, which codes for MYHNSSQKRHWTFSSEEQLARLRADANRKFRCKAVANGKVLPNDPVFLEPHEEMTLCKYYEKRLLEFCSVFKPAMPRSVVGTACMYFKRFYLNNSVMEYHPRIIMLTCAFLACKVDEFNVSSPQFVGNLRESPLGQEKALEQILEYELLLIQQLNFHLIVHNPYRPFEGFLIDLKTRYPILENPEILRKTADDFLNRIALTDAYLLYTPSQIALTAILSSASRAGITMESYLSESLMLRENRTCLSQLLDIMKSMRNLVKKYEPPRSEEVAVLKQKLERCHSAELALNVITKNGLTTTW
- the CCNH gene encoding cyclin-H isoform X1, which codes for MYHNSSQKRHWTFSSEEQLARLRADANRKFRCKAVANGKVLPNDPVFLEPHEEMTLCKYYEKRLLEFCSVFKPAMPRSVVGTACMYFKRFYLNNSVMEYHPRIIMLTCAFLACKVDEFNVSSPQFVGNLRESPLGQEKALEQILEYELLLIQQLNFHLIVHNPYRPFEGFLIDLKTRYPILENPEILRKTADDFLNRIALTDAYLLYTPSQIALTAILSSASRAGITMESYLSESLMLRENRTCLSQLLDIMKSMRNLVKKYEPPRSEEVAVLKQKLERCHSAELALNVITKRRKGYEDDDYVSKKSKHEEVCFTPKMNSKSFLLHILV
- the CCNH gene encoding cyclin-H isoform X2, which codes for MYHNSSQKRHWTFSSEEQLARLRADANRKFRCKAVANGKVLPNDPVFLEPHEEMTLCKYYEKRLLEFCSVFKPAMPRSVVGTACMYFKRFYLNNSVMEYHPRIIMLTCAFLACKVDEFNVSSPQFVGNLRESPLGQEKALEQILEYELLLIQQLNFHLIVHNPYRPFEGFLIDLKTRYPILENPEILRKTADDFLNRIALTDAYLLYTPSQIALTAILSSASRAGITMESYLSESLMLRENRTCLSQLLDIMKSMRNLVKKYEPPRSEEVAVLKQKLERCHSAELALNVITKRRKGYEDDDYVSKKSKHEEEEWTDDDLVESL